The genomic DNA ACGGCAGCTGGCGGTGCCCCTGCAGGCGGTGCTCGACGCCGTCGTACACCTCGACCGGATCACCACCGTGGTACTGCACCGCACCGTGCACACCCACCGCGAGACCGAACTGGGCATGGCGCGCACGCGCACCGAGCGCGAAACCCAAACGCTGCGACAGCTTCTGCACGGCGAGCAGCCCGCGTCGTGCGCACCCCTCACCGCGTCGGCCGCCTACCACTGCGTGGTCAGCGACATCAGCGATCCGACGCTCGCTCAGCAGCTGGCGACCGCGCTCACCGCACCGGGTTCCGGACTGTGCGGGCTGGTCGACGGGCGGCTGGCCGCACTGGTGACCCGGCTACCCCGACTCGACGACGACCCGCCACTGCTCGTCGCCACTCCCCCGGCCACTCCCGCCCGGGTGGCCTCGCTGTACCGGCTCGCCCGCCGGGCATTACAGGCGGGCCGTGCGGCAGAGCTGACCGGACTGCATCGGCTCACCGACCTCGCACTACTCACCGCGACCCACGCCGAACCGGAACTGGGCACACTCCTCGCCGCACACCTGCTCGGCGGCCTCGACCCCGGCGACCCCTTCCACCGCGATCTCGCCGAGACCGCACAGGCCTACCTCGATCATCGCGGCCGGATCGAACCCACCGCCGCCGCTCTCCACATCCACACCAACACCGTCAAATACCGGCTCCGGCGCTTCACCGAACTCACCGGCCACACCCTGACCGGCGCCGACACCACCACCGTCGCCGACACCACCCGGCACTGGTGGGCGCTACAACACTGGCTCACCCATTCCTGATTACGGCAGCAGCAGAGGGCGAACGTGGACGCCTCGCGACTTCCACGGCTCGCCCTCAGGATCGGCGGCCCGCGCGTGTAGCCACTCCAGTTGCCCACAGAAGAAGTCGTACGCCTCGAAGTCGGGAGTCAGTGCCAGAATGGGAGATTCGGTGCCGCGGCGACCTGGCACGTAGAACATGACGCGGATGACATCATCGAAACGCTCGACCGCCATACTGATCGGAAAATCGAAGGTCCAGATGCGCCAGTTGGTGAACGCGGACGCGGCCCCGGCCAATGGACGAAGACATTCGCGCACATACCGTTTCGGGTCCTCCATAGCCGCTTCCGCGGGCTCGACCCGATATCTGTCACGGCGAGAATCACACCACGGATCCATCACAAACATCGAGATGGTGACGCCGCGCGCGGCCGCATCACGCAATGCTCCCAAGATGTCATCACGCGCATAAGCATTGCGAGTGAGGCCGAACATCGTCAGCTCGCGACCAACCGATTCGATCCGCGATATCAGATCTTTCTCGGATTCCTGTGAGGTGTAAGGCCACAATCCGACGAGACCGGCGACATCCCTACCCCGCATCGGATGCGAATGATCGACACCGAAGCCCAACCGATCGGGCCGCGTCCGGTAAAGACGGCACAGATAGTCGATCCGCTCGGCCGAAGGAATGCGATCACCGTGCTCCCACCGACACAAGGTCTCTTCCGCCAGTCCCGGCGGCGCCAGACCATCCGACTCGTAAAGCTCATCCAGTCGCTGCGACAACTCCCGACGAGACCACTCCCGCGCCAACCGCTGCGCCTCCAACGCCGAAACCATTGGAATCTTCTCACCTATCCGCGCCGCAATCTCGTGCGGATGCAAACCAGCCCGCCTACCAACGGCCCGCACTTCCTCGACCACACGCCCAATATCCGAGCGCCGCACCGAGTCTCCGGAGGTCACCCGGTTGACGCTACTCGTCAACCGCGATGACGAACAGTGCTATGTCGTTGCCACGCCTCACTGCGCGACCCTCGTATTCGACCGAGGACAACAGTGCGGATGAAGGGAACGATCGTGAACAAGGAGCTCCAGACCGTCGTCGACTGGGTCGACTACTACCGCGGCGAGTTCCATCTGCCGGTAGCCGAGCGAGGCGGGTACGCCATGTTGCTGGTAACCGACCACATCGGCATCGTTCACATGCCGAAGCAACTCGCCGAACGAGTCCTCCACTCTCTTCGAGAGCGTGACACCCCCGGCCCACTACTGGCCCGCCAGATCCGCTGGACGATGGTCGCATCCATCGACCGCCTGCCCGGATACGAAATGCTGGACCGATTGGCCCGCAACGACATCTGTGTACCCGTCGTGGGTAGCGCACTGATGATCCCGACCCGTTTCGACCGCTACACCCCTGAAGGTGCGTTCTGGGCAATCCGCCCCACTCGGGACCAGCTGCTTCCACTGCTGTCGACCGTGGTCTCCACCGCGCTGGCCGAGACTGCGCAGCGGGCTGAGGCCATAGGCCCGGAATAACGAAAGAAGTCAGCTGCCGGAGCCGAATGCGGTCAGGAACGACCGCTGTGCTCCCCCGATCCGAGCCCGCCACGTCTGACACTGCCGCTGGTCACGGTCCCGCCGCCAACGTCGACGCTGCCGGTGCGGTAGATCACGGGGTTTCTGCCCGGCGAGTTCGAGGTAGGGGTGACGTAGGTGCCGTTGGAGACGTGGGCGCCGATGGGTGGGGCCACGGTTCGGTTGCGGGCCGACAGGTAGTACCACATTGCCGCGGTTGCTGTTCCGGCGGCGATGCCTGCGGTGGCGTAGCGGAGGGCGCTGTTGTCGTCGCCGACGAAGGTTTCGTCGGCGTCGTCGCAGTCGGTGTCGGCCAGGCGTTCTCCGGTGAGGACATTGGCGCAGACGGCGGCGTAGTCGACGTCCTCGGAGCGGTCGCCGGTCGAGAAGGAGTCTGCCGTCGTGGGGGTCGGGGACGGTGTCGGCGTTGTGGTCGTGGGTTGCGGCGTCGTCGCACGGGTCGTGGGTGTCGCCGGTTTCGTGACCGGGACGAACGGTTCCGCCGGTGTGGGCGAGGCGCAACCCGTGACCAGGTAACCGGCTACCGCGGGGACCAGGACCAATGCGGGGACCGCGCCGTGTTTTCGGATACTGCCCATCGAGACTGCCTGCCCCCCAATTCGATCAGCGGATGGAACGGACTTCCGGCTCGGTGTCGTTCGCCATCACCGCGACCGCCTCCGAAAGCAACTGGTCTAGATGGTACGGATACACCGTCTCCCCCTTGCCATCCAGATCGACGATATCGCTCGGCGCGCACCACTTGTTGTCCGTGACGCACCGCTTCTCCCACACCGTCGGTTGAGCCGGTTTCGGGTCGAAACAGCGGGTGCGGGCTACGAAGAACAGCTCCTCGGAGCGGATGAGTTCGCCGTCGAAGGGGAACACCGCTACTCGGCGCCAGATGGGGCCGTACAGGGCGGAAGAGTCCAGGGCGCAGCCGGTTTCCTCCCAGAGTTCGCGGATCGCGGCCTCGCGCAGCGCTTCTCCGGGTTCGATGCCGCCGCCGACGGTGAACCAGAAGGGGATGTCGGGGGTGCGGGGGTCGTGGCCGCGCATGAGCAGGACGCGATCGTTCTCGTCGAGCAGGATCACGCGGGCGGAGGTTCGGACGGTATCGACGTCCAGACCCGTTGTGGCGGCGGGGGTTACGCGTTCGGCGATCTCGAAGTAGGTCGGCAGCGGGGCGGTGCCGCCGAGGTGCAGCAGGCGCACGGGGCGGCGGGTGCGCAGGGCGAGGGTGTCGCGGACGGCGTCGTTGTGGAAGCGGCGGGCGATCAGCACCCGGGCCTCGGCGTCGGCCAGTTCGGCGACCAGCTGGGTGGGCAGCAGGGCGATATCGATCGCGGAAAGCGCGGTGGCGAGCTGGTTTTCGGCGGTCTCGCGGTCGGCCCAGTCGACGCGCTCGGCCCGGTCCGCCAGGGTGTGCAGGCGTCGGGCCTGCTCGGCGACCGCGGCATCCGCGCCGGGTCCGACGATCGACAGCGCCAGCGCGCGGGCCACCACCGCGCGGCGGGCCAGCGCCGCCTCCAGCGCGTGGCGGGCCTGGTCGCTGCGCACGTGCAGGCGGTCCAGCCGGTTGGCCGTGGAGTACGCCCACACGCCCACCGTGATGAGCAGCGCCGCGACCAGGGCGAGAACGAGTATGGTGGTCGCGGAGAAGGTGATCATCCGGCGGTCCTCACCCGGGTGTCGCCGACGGTGACCGTCTCGTACACCCGCAGAATCTGTTCGGCCACCACGGGCCAATCGTATTCGCCGACAACCTGGTTCGCGGCCTTCACCAGGCTCTCGCGGCGGCCTGGATCGGCGAGCAGCCCGGTCAGCGCCTCCGCCAGCCGGGCCGAATCACCCACGGGCACCAGCACTCCCGCGGCGCCGTCGCGCAGCACCCGGCGGAAGGCGTCCAATTCCGCTGCCACCACGGCGGTTCCGGCGGCCATCGCCTCCACCAGCACGATGCCGAAGCTTTCGCCGCCGATATTGGGCGCGCAGTACACGTCCGCGCTGCGCATGGCCGACGCCTTCTCCGCATCCGACACCTGCCCCAGGAACCGCAGGTGCCCGGCGTGCTCACCGGCCTCGCGGCGCAGCCGGTCCTCGTCGCCGCGGCCCACGATCAGGATCTGCACGTCCGGATGCCGCCGCACCAGCGTCGGCAGCGCGCCCAGCAGCACCGCCATCCCCTTGCGCGGCTCGTCGTAGCGGCCCAGGAACAGCACCGTGCCGCCCGCGCGCGGATAGCCGTCCAGCAGCGGCGCGTGCGCGAACGCGGGCACGTCGACCCCGTTCGGGATCTCCACCGCGTCGCCGCCCAGCGCCTCCACCTGCCAGCGCCGCGCCAGCTCCGACACCGCGATGCGGCCGCTGATCTTCTCGTGATACGGCCGCAGCACCCCCTGAAACGTGCTCAGCACCAACGATTTCGTGGTCGAGGTGTGGAAGGTGGCCACGATCGGCCCCTCGGCGATCTTCAGCGCCAGCATCGACAGGCTCGGGGCGTTCGGCTCGTGGATGTGCAGCACGTCGAAGTCGTTGTCGGTGATCCAGCGCCGGATCCGGGTGTAGGCGGTCGGGCCGAACGACAGCCGCGCCACCGACCCGTTGTACGGGATCGCCACCGCCTTGCCCGCCGACACCACGAAGTCGGGCAGGTCGGTGCCCTCGGAGGCCGGGGCCAGCACGCTCACCCGGTGCCCGCGCTCGGTCAGCACCTGCGCCAGCTCGACGACATGGGACTGCACCCCGCCCGGCACGTCGAACGAGTACGGGCAGACCATGCCGATCTTCATGACGCCTCGTCCCGCGCCGGGTCGCGCTCGCCCAGCCCGGCCTGCGCCGCCGCGATCCGGTCGCGGCGCGCCTGCGACAGATCCGACTCCCACAGCGGTTGCAGCATGTGCCAGTCGGCCGGATGCTCGGCGATATTGGCCGCGAACCGGGTGGCCAGCTCCTGGGTCGCCGCCGCCACCCCCACCGAGACATCCAGCGGCGGTTCGACTTTCAGGCCCCAGCCCTCCCGGCCCGCGTCGTCGACGGTGTACCAGGCGTGCACCGGCATCAGCGCCGCGCCGGTCTCGATCGCGAGTTTGGCCGCGCCCGCGGGCATCCAGGTCCGTTCCCCGAACATGGTCACCGGCACCCCCTTACCGGTCAGGTCGCGCTCACCCATCAGGCACACGACTCGATTCTCCCGCAGTCGCTCGGCCAGTTGGGGAAACGGCGGCTGCTCGCCGCCGGTCAGCGGGAACACCTCGAAGCCGAGGCTCTCGCGGTAGGCGACGAACCGCTCGAACAGCGATTCCGGTTTCAGCCGCTCGGCGACGGTGGTCAGGCCGCCGTAGTGCTGCACCAGCCACACTCCGGCCATATCCCAGTTCCCCGAATGCGGCAGCACGAAGATCGCGCCGCGGCCCGCCGCCAGCGCGACATCCAGATTCTCGATCCCGACCGGTGCGGGCATCAGCGACGAATTCGCCAGTGCCGCATGGTCCATGGTCGGCAGCCGGAACGCCTCGCGCCAGTAGCGCGCGTAGGACCGCATCGACGCCCGCACCAGATCGTCGGGCACCGCCAGCGGTTCGACGCCCAGCACCCGGGCGAGATTGCGGCGCAACTGATTCGGCACGCCGGTCCGATGCGCGGCGCGGTTGGCCCGCCGCCCGGCCCGATCACCGCCGAGGTCGAACAGCCGCCGTGCGGTGCGCTCCGGCAGGGCGCGGACCAGCCGCCAGCCCGCCGCGTACGCCGTATCGGTCAGCGCGGATTTCCATTCCGTCACGCGCGCCCCCTATGTCGTTGTGCCGGGCTCGACCTTGCCCGCGGGTGTGATCACGTCGCGGGCGCCGGCCGAGTTGCGTACCTCCAGCACGCGCTGGAACACCGTGACAATACTGAGCACGGCGAGGATGTACATCGCGGCGTAGACCGCGTAGGTGAGCCAGCCGATCCCCCAGTAGCCGCCGATGCCGGTGAATCCGGCGCCGACGAGCACGATCACCAGCCGGTCCGGGCGCTCGATGATGCCGCCGTCGGCCGACAGCCCGCTCGCCTCGGCGCGCGCCTTGGCGTAGGAGATGACCTGGGAGGTCACCAGCACGATCAGCGTCGCCACGAACAGATGCCTGCTCTGCTCGTGATAGACCGCCCACCAGGCGAGCGCGCCGAAGATCGCGCCGTCGGCGACCCGGTCGCAGGTGGCGTCCAGCACCGCACCGTATTTGGTGCCGCCGCCGCGGGCGCGCGCCATGGCGCCGTCGAGCATGTCGAACATGACGAACAGCCAGATCACCATCGTTCCCCAGAACAGGTGATCGGTGGGGAACAGCGTCACCGCGGCCACGATCGAGGCCGTCGTGCCGATCAGCGTCACCGCGTCGGGCGTGAGCCCGGTACGCACCAGCGCTTTGCCCAGTGGCGCAGTCGCTTTGGCGAACGTCTCACGACCGAAGAAGCTCAGCACGGCTACTCGTTGTCCTTCCAGGCATCCGCCAGCAGTGCCCGGGTCTCCCGCAGCAGTTGCGGCATGACCTTCACCCCGCCGACGACGGTGATGAAGTTCGCGTCGCCGCCCCAGCGCGGCACGATGTGCTGGTGTAAATGGTCGGCGAGCGAACCGCCCGCCACCCCACCGAGATTCAGGCCGACATTGAAGCCCTCCGGCCGCGACACCCGCTTCATCACCCGGATCGCGCGCTGTGTGAACGCCATCAGCTCGGCGCTCTCCTCCGCGGTGAGGTCCTCCAGGTTGGCGACCCGGCGGTACGGGACCACCATCATGTGACCGGGGTTGTACGGGTACAGGTTCAGCACCGCGTACACCCACTGCCCGCGCGCGACGACCAGGCCGTCCTCGTCGGACATCTTGGGGATGTCGGTGAACGGGTGCCCGGACGAGGTGGGCGCGTCGTTCTTGCGCGCGTCCCGGTCGGAGACCGCGCCGGTGATGTAGGACATCCGGTACGGCGTCCACAGTCGCTGCAGCCGGTCCGGTTCGCCCGCGCCCCTGTCCACGATCTGCCCCGAATCCTCGTGTGCCACGGTGTCTTCCACGGTGCCCTCGCTCATGCCCCACCGGCCACGATCGCGAAACCCTCGGCCGTCGGCGAGGCGTTGCGGCGCCGCCGGATCCAGTCCACCACGGTGGCCACCGCGTCGGCGACCGGCACGCCGTTGACCTGGGTGCCGTCGCGGAAGCGGAAGCTCACCGCGCCCGCGGTCACGTCGCGCTCACCGGCCAGCAGCATGAACGGCACCTTCTGCGCGGTGTGGTTGAAGATCTTCTTCTGCATGCGGTCGTCGCTGCGGTCGACCTCGGCGCGCACCCCGGCGTCGCGCAGCCGCTCGATCACCCCGTCCAGGTGCGGGGCGAAGGCGTCGGCGACCGGGATGCCCACCGCCTGCACCGGCGACAGCCAGGCCGGGAACGCACCGGCGTAATGCTCGGTGAGCACGCCGAAGAACCGCTCGATGGAACCGAACAGGGCCCGGTGGATCATGACCGGGCGCTGCTTGGTGCCGTCGGAGGCGGTGTACTCCAGCTCGAACCGCTCGGGCAGGTTGAAGTCGAGCTGAATGGTCGACATCTGCCAGGTCCGGCCCAGGGCGTCCTTGGCCTGCACGGAGATCTTCGGGCCGTAGAACGCGGCACCGCCCGGATCCGGCACCAGCTCCAGGCCGGACGCGTGGGCCACCTTCTCGAGCGTGGCGGTGGCCTCCTCCCAGATCTCGTCCGAGCCGACGAACTTGTCCGGGTCCTTGGTGGACAGCTCCAGGTAGAAGTCCTCCAGGCCGTAGTCCTTGAGCAGCGACAGCACGAAGTTCAGCGTGTCGGTGAGCTCCGCGTGCATCTGCTCCTTGGTGCAGTAGATGTGCGCGTCGTCCTGGGTCATGCCCCGCACCCGGGTCAGGCCGTGCACCACGCCCGACTTCTCGTAGCGGTACACCGAGCCGAATTCGAACAGCCGCAGCGGCAGTTCCCGATACGACCGGCCGCGGGCCCGGAAGATCAGGTTGTGCATCGGGCAGTTCATCGGCTTGACGTAGTAGTCCTGGCCCGGCTTGCGGACGGTGCCGTCCTCGTTGTACTCCGCGTCCAGGTGCATCGCGGGGAACATGCCGTCGCGGTACCAGTCCAGGTGCCCGGACACCTCGAACAGGTGGCCCTTGGTGATGTGCGGGGTGTTGACGAATTCGTAGCCCGCGTCGACGTGGCGGCGGCGCGAGTACTCCTCGAGCTCCTTGCGGATGATGCCGCCCCTGGGGTGGAACACCGGTAGGCCCGAGCCCAATTCGTCGGGGAAGGAGAACAGGTCCAGCTCCAGGCCGAGCTTGCGGTGGTCGCGCTTCTCGGCCTCGGCCAGCAGGTGCAGGTACGCGTCCTGCGCCTCCTGCGATTCCCACGCGGTGCCGTAGATGCGTTGCAGGTCCTCGCGGTTCTGGTCGCCCCGCCAGTACGCGGCGGAGCTGCGGGTCAGCTTGAACGCCGGGATGTATTTGGTGGTCGGGCAGTGCGGGCCGCGGCACAGGTCGCCCCACACCTTCTCGCCGGTGCGCGGGTCGAGGTTGTCGTAGACGGTGAGCTCGTTGCCGCCGACCTCCATGACCTCCGGGTCGTCGATGCCGGACTTGTCGTCGATCAGCTCCAGCTTGAACGGCTCCTTGGCCAGTTCGACGCGGGCCTCGTCGATGTCGACCACCCGGCGCGAAAACCGCTGCGCGCCTTTGATGATCTTCTTCATCCGGGATTCCAGCTTGGCCAGGTCCTCGGGGGTGAAGGGGCGCTCGACCTGGAAGTCGTAGTAGAAGCCGTCCTTGATGAACGGGCCGATGCCCAGCTTGGCGTCGGGGAATTCCTGCTGCACGGCCTGGGCCAGCACGTGCGCGGCGGAGTGCCGGATCACGTTGCGGCCGTCGGCGGAGGCGGCGTTCACCGGCTCGACCTCGGCGTCGGTGTCGGGGGTCCAGGACAGATCCTTGAGGTTGCCCTCCGGATCGCGAACGACGATCACCGCGTCGGGGCCCTTGTTCGGCAGGCCGGCCTCGCGCAGCGCGGCGCCCGCCGTCGTCCCGGCCGGCACCCGAACGAGGGCGGCGGGGGTGCTGCGGGCTGAGGTGGTCACGGCTGCGCTCTCCTTGACATTCTCTGGGGACCGGAACTCTGTCGTTCCAGGCCGGATGATGGTTCGCTCCGGCGCGACCATGCTATCGGGAGCGTGGCGGTGACGGAGGTCAGCCCCGGGCCGCCAGCTCGGTGAGCATCGCGTGCCGCTGGGCGGGCGGGCGTTTCGGGCAGCTCGTGCACATCTGGCACCCCGGCGCCTCGAACACCAGGCAGCAGGAGATGCGCCGCACGAACGTGCGCCCGCCGACATCGGTGAATCGCGGCACCGGCAGCCGCCCCGCGACCTCACCCGCCAGCCGCGACCCGGCCTCGGCGTCCCCCGCGTCCAGGGCGCGATTGCCGATCGCATCGGCGACGACCGCCCACAGCGACGCCACACTCGCACCGGATACCTCGGCGACCGCGGGGATGATGCGCGCCAACGACTTTCGCAGGGCACGGCCGACCTCGGCGGGGTCCTGTGGCGCGTCGCCGGGCAGCGGCAGCACGCGCTCCACTCCCCCGTCGGGGCGGATTTCGCACAGCAGGTGGTCGAGCTCCGGGCTCGGCGCGCGCCGCCGCGTGGCGTAGGCGGTGACGATCGGGTCGATCAGTGAGGACGCGGCCATGCACCACCACAGGGTTCCCGAGACCCGCGAATCGCCGGTCCCCCACGAGATTCCCATATCGGCGATGCGTTCGGCCAGCCATCGCGGGCTCGTCAGCACGGTAGCGGACACCATCGCCCCCGGACCGGTCTCGCTCACCGTCACCACCGCTTCCGCAACCATGTCCATCCGACTCCGATCCGGCCGCTCCACAGTCCACCTTGGCACGCCCACCACCTGCGGGCGAAGGATTTTCACTCAGCCTAGGCGTTGTTCCGGCGCCCGGTCGTCCGCCACGCCCGGCCTCCTCGGAATCACTTGGGACACAGGTCGATATCGGCGAGCGAGACCGCCGAGTCCGCCGCGGAGCCGGGATCCGGGCCCACGACCGAGGTGCGGCACAGCTGGGCGGCGACCTCCGCGGGATCGGTGATCCAGCGCTCCGAGGCCCAGTCCGCGATGCCGAGGACGCGGTGGCCGCCGGTCCGGTCGAAGCGCACGAACCAGCGCGAGCCGATATCGGTGGAGATCGAGCTGCCCAGCGGAATCGGCCGGGCGGGATCGCCGATGTCCCACAGCCGGACGGTCTGGTCCACCCCCGCCGAGACCAGTCGGCGACCGGACCCGTCGATGGACAGATCGGTCGCCGACGCGGTGCGCACCACCGTGCTCGGCGCTCGGCCGCCGGAGAGGTCGCCGACGTCCCAGGAGCGGATGGATTCGTCGTCTCCGCCGCTGAACAGGTGCCGTCCGTCGGCGGCGAAGACCAGGGCCGAGACCGGCCCCTCGTGCCCGGTGAGCCGCGCCCGCAATACCGGCCGATGCGGATCGCCGATGTCCCACAGATAGATCGCGGCGTCACCGGCCCCGGCGGCGACGAGGGTCCCGTCCGGCGAGATGGCGAGGGACCGGAACGATCGAGTGGTGTCGGCCGCGGCGGTGCCGAGCGGGCGCGGGTGGGCCGGGTCGGCGATATCCCACAGCCGGATCGAGAAATCGTCGTCACCGGTGACGAGCACCTTCCCGTCCGGTGTGAACCCGGTTCCGGCGAAGTATCGGGTGCGCAGCGGCAGCGGCCCACCGAGCGGAACCGGCCGGGCAGGGTCGCGCAATCCCCACAGTTGCACGCCGCCGCCCTCGGTATCGGCCGCGGCGAGCACCGCGCCGTCGGGCCGGATCTCCACGCGCGCACCGTGATACGGCGGCAGATCGGCGCGGGCTTCGCCCGCGGGCGCGATCCGGTCGCGGGTCACGGTCCACACCTGGAACCGGCCGTCCGCACCCCCGGTGACCATGTGGGTTCCGGAATGGTCGAGATCCATCGAGGTGAACGGCGTGTCGGTGGCCACGGGGATGTCGGCGCTGGGCCGGGTCCAGAACCGGACCCGGCCGTCGGCGCCCGCGGAGATCAGATGCGCGTCGTCGGCCAGGACGGCGAGTTGCAGTGCCGACACCGCGCCGCGATTACCGCCGACCGGGCGGCCGAACGGCTGGAACCCGGCGGCCGTCTGCTGCCACAGGCACACGGTCCCGTCGGCGCTGCCGGAGGCCATCTGCCCACCGGGGCCGAACAGCAGCGCGTCGACGGCGGCATAGTGCAGCGTCTGCGGCAGGCCGAATTCCCGTGGCGCGGCGCGATCGGCGAGCGTCCACATGCGCACGGTCCCGCTCGCGGTTCCCACCGCGAGGTGATCGTCCTCGCCGAAGGCGAGGGCATGCACGGCATTACCGGTCGTCAGCGGCGCACCGAGCGGGCCGATCCGTCCCGGTTCGGCGATGGACCATATTCGGATGGTGTGGTCGTCGCCGCCGCTGGCGACCATGGTGCCGTCGAGGCTCACCGCCAGCGCCCGAATCGCGTCGGCGTGTGCGGGAATTCGTTCGATCGGGCGCGGGGCCGCGGGGTCGGCGACATCGATCAGCGTCAGCCCGCCGTCCTCACACCCGACGATGATCGATCGCCCGTCGGTGGCGTACACGATCGACAGCGCGGGCGCGGACACATTCAGAACGCCCAGTGCGCGAGGATGTTTCGGATCGCGGACGTCCCAGAGCCGGACGGTGTCGTCGTAGCTCGCGCTGGCCAGCACGCCGCCGTCCGGGGCGAAGGCGACCGAGGTCACCGACCGGCTGTGCCCGCGCAGCCCGTCGCCCACGGCGGCGAAGACATCGCCGGTGAGCGACCACAGGCGCACCCGCGCATCGTCACCGGCGCTGGCGAGCAACCGATGTGCCGCGTGGTAGGCGAGGCCGGAGATCTTTCCCGCATGCCGTTCGGCCGAGGCGTGGATCACGGGCCCGGACTGG from Nocardia terpenica includes the following:
- a CDS encoding nSTAND1 domain-containing NTPase, translating into MVAAGARQRFAERLTALFRIAGSPTIKSVVRRANTRSIPGASPVTVQRISDWRRGNRVPATFESVLPALSVLIADAKERAQAETVDTTLLDLGRWRIAWQQAKNDQGVLALRVREPDHPPYRGLSSYRAEDADLYFGRDTAREAVLEAIATVERDGEIPRLVLVVGVSGAGKSSLLAAGLQANPQARAPILLSPGARPSDTLRAALGRVRGDRDTLLLIDQGEELFTLCENGADRRAFVDELRHRTAPDAARPVTAVLAIRSDFFNDLIQYPLLARAMKDASVIVGAMTEAELRDAVVGPALACGLKAEPALVDVILRDLDAATSDDGKAALLPLLSHVLEATWSRRQGRTLTLQAYRDAGGMAGSVAATAERAWSGLTDDEKRFARAILMTLTVVGPRSVTRNRVSHRAIVDESTDPALTETVIARLVDARLVMVHDGELELLHDAVPRVWPRMAEWVSEEKEFGPARHRIEEDARAWSAEGQPAELLYDAKRLETVDVVTGSGGSINRIAREFVAESARRQRELSTRRRMTRAAAALLVVAVLVAAVLVIIQRHTVLRERTDAEVTALIRESQRTESFDPVVSTRMALAAYRIRPNDPETQARLLSTQSGPVIHASAERHAGKISGLAYHAAHRLLASAGDDARVRLWSLTGDVFAAVGDGLRGHSRSVTSVAFAPDGGVLASASYDDTVRLWDVRDPKHPRALGVLNVSAPALSIVYATDGRSIIVGCEDGGLTLIDVADPAAPRPIERIPAHADAIRALAVSLDGTMVASGGDDHTIRIWSIAEPGRIGPLGAPLTTGNAVHALAFGEDDHLAVGTASGTVRMWTLADRAAPREFGLPQTLHYAAVDALLFGPGGQMASGSADGTVCLWQQTAAGFQPFGRPVGGNRGAVSALQLAVLADDAHLISAGADGRVRFWTRPSADIPVATDTPFTSMDLDHSGTHMVTGGADGRFQVWTVTRDRIAPAGEARADLPPYHGARVEIRPDGAVLAAADTEGGGVQLWGLRDPARPVPLGGPLPLRTRYFAGTGFTPDGKVLVTGDDDFSIRLWDIADPAHPRPLGTAAADTTRSFRSLAISPDGTLVAAGAGDAAIYLWDIGDPHRPVLRARLTGHEGPVSALVFAADGRHLFSGGDDESIRSWDVGDLSGGRAPSTVVRTASATDLSIDGSGRRLVSAGVDQTVRLWDIGDPARPIPLGSSISTDIGSRWFVRFDRTGGHRVLGIADWASERWITDPAEVAAQLCRTSVVGPDPGSAADSAVSLADIDLCPK